Proteins encoded within one genomic window of Bacteroidota bacterium:
- a CDS encoding cytochrome c, producing MKMHINRLVIIFISIFTSSLFLISCGGDSKSTTTAVSEEPTAEIVESDAVSDEMNLSAGKEIYNGKGNCFTCHMENGQGLPPSFPPLANADYLLADIPRAISQAINGSQEPILVNGISYPGNIMSAGIKGFELTDQEVVDVVNYVLNSWGNNGGFIELADVEAARSLHVD from the coding sequence ATGAAAATGCATATAAACAGATTAGTTATCATTTTTATTTCAATTTTTACTTCTTCATTATTCTTAATCTCCTGTGGAGGTGATTCGAAAAGCACCACCACAGCTGTAAGCGAAGAACCAACCGCAGAAATTGTTGAGTCGGACGCTGTATCAGATGAAATGAATTTATCAGCAGGTAAGGAAATTTACAATGGGAAAGGAAATTGTTTCACATGCCATATGGAAAATGGACAAGGATTACCACCGAGCTTTCCTCCTTTAGCAAATGCAGATTATTTATTGGCAGATATTCCAAGAGCAATTTCACAAGCCATTAATGGCTCTCAAGAACCAATTTTGGTCAATGGAATAAGCTATCCTGGAAATATAATGTCGGCAGGAATCAAAGGGTTTGAGCTAACGGATCAGGAAGTTGTTGATGTCGTAAATTACGTTTTGAATTCCTGGGGAAACAATGGAGGCTTCATTGAGCTTGCTGATGTAGAAGCAGCCAGGAGTCTGCATGTCGATTAA
- a CDS encoding SCO family protein, whose amino-acid sequence MKKSLFLLLFSISLFAVSYSQEQEMPEIGIYEQLDKYIPTDLEFYDIDSNLVKLSSLIDKPTVLSLVYFTCPGICSPLLDGLAEVIDWADIELGVDYQVFTISFNYSETPSLAKSKRFNYLKQIEKEVDEDAWKWFTGDSVNIYGLTDAVGFKFKREGKDFIHAGTLILLSPDGKVTRYLYGTKFNQFDLKMAVMEASEGKSSPTISKVLQYCFSYDADGKKYVFNVTKIGATVVILFAVIFFLILVLKRKKTEN is encoded by the coding sequence ATGAAAAAATCGCTATTCTTACTATTATTTTCTATTTCGCTATTTGCGGTTTCTTATTCTCAAGAACAAGAGATGCCTGAAATAGGGATATATGAACAATTGGATAAGTACATTCCTACCGATTTGGAATTTTATGATATTGATTCCAATTTGGTTAAACTTAGTTCATTAATAGATAAGCCAACCGTTCTTTCTCTTGTCTACTTTACCTGCCCTGGCATTTGCAGCCCACTTTTAGATGGTCTTGCAGAAGTTATTGATTGGGCTGATATTGAATTAGGCGTTGACTATCAGGTTTTTACAATTAGCTTTAATTATTCGGAAACACCAAGTTTGGCAAAAAGCAAACGTTTTAATTATTTAAAACAAATTGAAAAAGAAGTGGATGAAGATGCATGGAAGTGGTTTACCGGTGACAGCGTCAATATTTATGGATTAACGGATGCTGTTGGTTTTAAATTTAAACGGGAAGGAAAAGATTTTATTCATGCCGGTACATTAATTCTGTTAAGTCCGGATGGTAAAGTAACTCGCTATTTATACGGAACAAAATTCAATCAATTTGATTTAAAAATGGCTGTGATGGAAGCCTCGGAAGGCAAATCTTCACCAACTATTAGCAAAGTATTGCAATATTGTTTTAGCTATGATGCAGATGGGAAAAAATATGTATTCAATGTAACAAAAATAGGTGCCACAGTGGTGATTTTATTTGCTGTTATATTTTTCCTAATCTTGGTTTTAAAAAGAAAGAAAACAGAAAACTAG